TAGAATTGATTAAGAGGACAAGAAATAATGCATTTAGAAAATGATACCGCTGTAAATTCATAAAAGCACCTGTTTTATCTTTTTCACTGAATAAAAATTATATTCTGCATATATCTCAATCAACCCGTCACATGTTTGCAATGGATAGTATCTACTGCAGAAGCGCTACTTTTACTGATCTTCCTGAAATACTGAACATCGAGAAGATCTGCTACTCAAACCCCTGGAATATGGATCATTTCAGGGATGAATTTATCAGTCCCTTCTCTTTGGTAACCGTGATTTGCATTGGAAACATCATTACCGGGTATGCCGCAGCCGCCCTCATATTTGATGAACTGCAAATAAGAAATATCTGTATCTCACCTGATTTCAGAAGAAAAGGTTTAGGCGAAAAACTCCTGAACTTTTTGATAGATAGGGCCCGTTCTGAAAATGCAAAAATGGTTTTGCTTGAGGTAAGGGAAAGTAACATCGCCGCGATCAGCCTTTATATCAAAACCGGTTTCCATATAGATTACAAAAGGAAAAAATTCTATTCTGACGGTGAAACCGGACTGGCAATGTCTTTAAAACTATCTTCTCACTGAGATTTCTTAATAATTTACATATAAAAAGAAGAAATATTACAGCAGGTGCTCACATAGAAAAAATTGCAAAGGGAAAAATGGAAAGAGTAATGTAAAGAGATGAATGAAAAACCAGTCATTTGTAATTCTTGACTTGAATACAACCACCATAATGTACTCCTTTGTGACTGTTGTATTTCCTTTTCTCCACACACATGGAACCAGTAACCATAAGGGACACATAAAGAATTTTAATAGTGCAAAGATTATTTTTTAAGGCCAACCGTTTAAATACTTTGTACTTTTACATTCTGAAATGCTTTTTGGAGACTTGGTATGCCTCTGACTCTGGCAAATAAGATCACAATTTTCCGAATTCTTTGTGTACCGGTATTCATTCTGCT
The DNA window shown above is from Fibrobacter sp. and carries:
- the rimI gene encoding ribosomal protein S18-alanine N-acetyltransferase translates to MDSIYCRSATFTDLPEILNIEKICYSNPWNMDHFRDEFISPFSLVTVICIGNIITGYAAAALIFDELQIRNICISPDFRRKGLGEKLLNFLIDRARSENAKMVLLEVRESNIAAISLYIKTGFHIDYKRKKFYSDGETGLAMSLKLSSH